From the genome of Rhodohalobacter mucosus, one region includes:
- a CDS encoding SGNH/GDSL hydrolase family protein: MTQKADKKEKEALEKYLLQFLNLEKQFPLLPGITNQSAVAELMGLETSELEKLRGMFRQNAKEAALELLREDDITDWVDELPFQKDDTIVALGDSATDDLQGWFSIFEHILNITVPEAEFTFINAGITGNTTSEALRRMHRDVLSHDPDWVFVQLGLFDAIRLTFLPGRTLLPLSETWENLASIQDAIKTVTDNPPVWISPAPVIPGLLDEMELFDFEIDEKDLSQIRQILLGKPGFIVDPLGKRMGSPPEAWYYLSDGINPSLSGHVNTVRELIKTLATAEVKE, translated from the coding sequence CTTCAGTTTTTAAATCTCGAGAAACAGTTTCCACTCTTGCCAGGCATCACAAATCAATCAGCTGTGGCAGAACTAATGGGCCTGGAAACTTCAGAGCTTGAGAAATTGAGAGGCATGTTCCGGCAAAATGCAAAGGAAGCAGCTCTTGAGCTTTTGAGAGAAGATGATATTACGGATTGGGTTGACGAACTGCCTTTTCAAAAAGATGATACTATCGTTGCACTGGGTGATTCTGCCACAGATGATCTGCAGGGTTGGTTTTCCATTTTCGAACATATCCTGAATATTACTGTACCTGAGGCAGAGTTTACGTTTATCAATGCAGGCATCACCGGCAATACCACCTCAGAGGCGCTTCGCAGAATGCACCGCGATGTGCTGAGCCATGACCCGGATTGGGTGTTTGTGCAGCTGGGGCTTTTTGATGCCATTCGTCTTACTTTTCTACCGGGCCGGACACTTTTGCCCCTGTCTGAAACCTGGGAAAATCTGGCATCCATTCAGGATGCCATCAAAACCGTAACGGACAACCCGCCCGTATGGATCTCGCCCGCTCCCGTTATACCGGGGCTGCTGGATGAAATGGAGCTATTCGATTTTGAAATTGATGAGAAAGATTTGTCCCAAATCCGACAGATCCTGCTTGGTAAGCCCGGGTTTATTGTAGATCCCCTCGGGAAACGCATGGGTTCACCCCCGGAAGCGTGGTACTACCTGAGTGATGGAATAAATCCCTCCCTTTCGGGCCATGTAAATACGGTGAGGGAGCTGATTAAGACACTGGCGACTGCAGAAGTGAAAGAATAG